The Desulfoscipio gibsoniae DSM 7213 genome contains a region encoding:
- a CDS encoding ComF family protein — MLRAVIELIYPPRLQCPLCGAQSPDNSLCLDCRQLLDGYAGEQVCCLCGGFLGVRGYHLDGLVYPTPGDSALLREQPPGYEDKLISCGSVNRLGASLSQSSWLMCPACRAENRPFDLARAVAPYEGPVREAVQRLKYRGMKSLAVPLGELMANASLREGAFARTDALVPVPMHPGRERERGYNQSVLLARALGELLQVPVLERVLVKIRETPSQTSLSASQRRKNLQQAFVVAKPEPVKGKILTIIDDVFTTGSTVSIISHLLRQAGARSVLVLTFAGTRQSGKK, encoded by the coding sequence TTGCTGCGAGCTGTTATAGAGTTGATTTATCCGCCGCGTTTGCAGTGTCCTTTGTGCGGTGCTCAAAGCCCGGACAATTCGCTGTGTCTGGACTGCAGGCAACTGTTGGATGGCTATGCCGGAGAACAGGTTTGCTGCCTTTGCGGGGGCTTTTTGGGGGTGAGGGGATATCATCTGGATGGGTTAGTCTATCCCACACCCGGTGATTCAGCGCTGCTCCGGGAACAACCGCCGGGATACGAGGATAAATTAATTAGCTGTGGTTCCGTGAACCGGTTGGGCGCGTCTTTATCGCAAAGCTCCTGGTTAATGTGCCCGGCTTGCCGGGCCGAAAACCGCCCCTTTGATCTGGCCCGTGCTGTGGCGCCTTATGAAGGGCCGGTGCGGGAAGCGGTGCAGCGGCTTAAATACCGGGGTATGAAGTCACTGGCCGTGCCGTTGGGAGAATTGATGGCTAATGCGTCTCTGCGGGAAGGGGCTTTTGCCCGGACAGATGCTTTGGTGCCTGTACCAATGCACCCGGGGCGGGAGCGCGAGCGGGGCTATAACCAGTCGGTGCTGCTGGCCCGTGCTTTGGGGGAATTACTGCAGGTGCCCGTGCTGGAGCGGGTGCTGGTCAAAATAAGGGAGACACCTTCCCAAACTTCCCTATCGGCATCGCAAAGGCGAAAAAACCTGCAGCAAGCCTTTGTGGTTGCTAAGCCCGAACCCGTAAAAGGTAAAATATTAACCATTATTGATGATGTTTTCACCACAGGCAGCACTGTTTCCATAATATCCCACTTATTGCGACAGGCTGGGGCTCGCAGTGTGCTGGTATTAACATTTGCTGGAACGCGACAAAGCGGAAAAAAGTGA
- the hpf gene encoding ribosome hibernation-promoting factor, HPF/YfiA family — MKVLVRGRNVDVTDALKDYVEKRVGKLDKFLDGAKEATVILVVEGDAHKVEVTVPFNGMILRGEEATGDMYSSIDLIVDKLEKQIEKYKGKLNRRRVASEQKAYAEQPRFQDDDDGMQVVKTKRFAIKPMPVDEAVMQMNLLGHSFFVFSNAETEQVNVVYKRKDGKYGLIEPEF; from the coding sequence ATGAAAGTATTGGTAAGGGGTAGAAATGTTGATGTAACAGATGCCTTGAAGGATTATGTCGAAAAACGGGTGGGTAAACTGGATAAGTTTCTGGACGGAGCCAAAGAGGCCACGGTAATTTTAGTGGTGGAAGGCGATGCGCACAAGGTTGAGGTTACAGTGCCGTTTAACGGTATGATACTGCGTGGCGAGGAAGCTACCGGTGACATGTACTCTTCCATTGACTTGATTGTGGATAAGCTGGAAAAGCAAATTGAGAAATACAAGGGCAAACTGAATCGCCGCCGGGTGGCCAGTGAACAAAAGGCTTATGCCGAGCAGCCCCGTTTTCAAGACGACGATGATGGAATGCAGGTGGTCAAAACCAAGCGTTTTGCTATCAAGCCTATGCCTGTAGATGAAGCGGTAATGCAGATGAACCTGCTGGGTCACAGTTTCTTCGTTTTCTCCAATGCCGAAACCGAGCAGGTTAACGTGGTGTACAAGCGTAAAGACGGTAAGTACGGGCTAATTGAACCCGAGTTTTAA
- a CDS encoding cold shock domain-containing protein encodes MLGKVKWFNKDKGYGFIEREDGGDVFVHFSAIQEDGFKTLLEGQEVEFDIVEGARGPQAANVVKL; translated from the coding sequence GTGTTAGGTAAGGTCAAGTGGTTTAACAAGGACAAGGGTTACGGCTTTATTGAAAGGGAAGACGGAGGCGACGTTTTCGTACACTTCTCTGCCATTCAAGAGGATGGTTTTAAAACCCTGCTGGAAGGCCAGGAAGTGGAATTCGATATAGTTGAGGGCGCCCGTGGTCCGCAAGCTGCCAATGTAGTTAAATTATAA